A window from Drosophila subobscura isolate 14011-0131.10 chromosome O, UCBerk_Dsub_1.0, whole genome shotgun sequence encodes these proteins:
- the LOC117897191 gene encoding salivary glue protein Sgs-5 — protein MLRSIVLVAAVLWVVQATIIIKPKPQPVQPCSSCNLYLRAYTWALEDCICRVFQNDCLLKEENTRREKAGKTPLVIVSEKLCRRFIPKKCLIGLPVVAKFPKPAPCGCNGKPGSLVNEKFKSLCALKKFSAENSKPYISYTFGIC, from the exons ATGCTAAGGTCGATCGTTCTGGTTGCAGCAGTCCTGTGGGTGGTTCAGGCCACAATTATAATTAAGcccaagccacagccagtgcaGCCTTGCAGCTCTTGCAATCTGTATCTTAGAGCCTACACCTGGGCCCTGGAGGACTGCATTTGCCGGGTATTCCAGAACGATTGCCTCTTGAAGGAGGAGAACACACGAAGGGAGAAGGCTGGAAAAACGC CTCTTGTCATCGTTTCGGAGAAGTTGTGCAGAAGATTCATTCCTAAGAAATGCCTGATTGGACTTCCTGTGGTGGCCAAATTTCCGAAACCAGCTCCATGCGGCTGCAATGGCAAACCTGGCAGCCTCGTCAATGAAAAGTTCAAGAGTCTCTGTGCACTGAAGAAATTTTCCGCTGAAAATTCAAAGC CATACATCAGCTACACTTTTGGAATCTGCTAG